The Solanum dulcamara chromosome 6, daSolDulc1.2, whole genome shotgun sequence genome contains the following window.
CCAAATATGGTCAAAAGGTTCATTCTGAAAAGTGTCGATAGGATTAATTGTCCAGGTAAAGGAAGAGTCTGGAAGTGGTTCCAATGAATTGATACTTGGAAATTGTTCCATTGATCTCATgtaattattatcttcttcaATCCAGTCCAATCCATTTAATTGGGAACTAGAATCGGAACATAAATCGTCATGATCTCTTGACGAAACCTCTAGATGACGTGAAGTTTCGTGAGCATGATGATCTGACACCTCTCTAATAACTGGGTCTTGTTCCGAAACTTTATAAGAAGTTTGAGATTGCCCAATTGACTCTGAAGATTGATCAGTAAGTTGCTGATCCATTGTCACACGTTTCTTAAGATGAGCATGCCAATGATTTTTGACATCATTGTCGGATCGTCCTGGTAATTTTGTAGCAATCGCTGACCATctgcaaaaatataaataaatgaattttagACCTAACTTAACTGCACAAGTTATTAGCTCAAAAATGTAGGTACCTTATTCCGAGTTCATTGTGTAATTTAATAATGAGTCGTTCTTCTTCATGGCTATAATTTCCTTTCTTCAAACCAGGCCTCAAGTAATTCAGCCATCTCAGTCTGCAACTCTTTCCGCACCTCATTAGTCctgaaaatattcaaaaataagtATCAGAAGCAAAAAActttttataagaaaataaaaggcatactgtatgaactaattaattacCAGCATATTTAGGCAATTGCCTCCAATTAGGATGACCAAATCTTTCAACATAAGCTCTTAATTTGTTGTCTTCATCTTCACTCCATGCACCTCTTTTTATtccatttttgtcaataaaAGGAGTTCTCCCCATTTTCTAATTTGGAATTATTTTCTCTCCTTTTTATGTTAATTTGATttgtttaacttaattaaactCTCTATCTGAGTATAACTTGCAGTGTAAAGTTTTTCGCTCTTATAAGTTATATGTGATAGAGGCAGACAACTGAAGACGtgttttcttattaatttatttatttcaactaATTAAACCAAACAAGAAATTGTTTTGTAGTAGTATATATAATAAACAATTTATGTAAACACCAAATTATATTACTACCTAGTATCGGATAATATTCCAATAAAAAGACTGCTTCAGTATCTTGACTCTAAGCTAATTTTAGCCACCAACTGAAGATCCAGTAAAGGCGTGTTAAttcatttctttattttcttttctactcctgtctcaatttatgtcatatagttcaaatttcaaaaattaattaatattttaaaaataaaaaaaattataataatttttttttgcttaaatctcaatttttaaaattttttatacataaattgaaatagaaaaatattttagatcCCGGAGAATTGAAACCTTTTCACCTTTTACTTTGGTGAGTACCTTGTGATCGTGTCCTTTTGGAAAAGGTCCATCAATGACTTTTCTCTTGTGTCATTTTAACCTGGTCTCATTTTATATGATACAATTTTTTCGTACATCGTTAATATAACATTAATTTTATGTAATAGTTTCACCTTTTCAAAATGATTAATTCTAATCATATAATTTGTTAAAACCCTCTTAATattaaaattcattattttataagaaaagaaacagaaaaaaaatatcTGAAACCCAcatatttaatacatatataaattataaggaATCCTATATAGTATTTTagacaaaataaaaagtaaaataactaaattatatataattaatatctgaataaaataataaatagttCATACATTCATAACCCTACTGAAATTAAAAATTGTACGGTAGGTCAATGATTGAATTGAATGAGAAGAATCAACTACTTTTAGTATCTGGGGCTATAGAGTCCTTTTATTTAGGTGTTCACATGTTGATGTTCCTTTGTTGTGGTCAGTGTTCACATTTCAATCTATTATTATTCCCAACCTGCccacaatttatatatatatatatatatatatatatatatatatatatatataaatatatatttgataaaCTCGTTTATAATAAACAAGATTTAACTTCTTAATAGAAAGTACTAGGTTTATTTAATTccaagtataaaaaaatattgaagataTGCATATTGtatatttttccattttaaaaatatgCTACCACATAGTTTAAGAAAGTTTTCTCTTTCGTTATTTCATAAATTGGGCGATCTATTGTGCTTATTTAGATTGTACAATTGATGTTGTTGCATTATTTTAAGTCTTCAGACTTTTTACGCATAATATAGTACGTAcggttgttttttttaaaaataattctattttcttcgtcccaatttatatgagttagtttgacttgatataaaattaagaaaaaaagaaagatttttgaaatttataatttaaaatgagtcatagatatttgtgtgactaaatataaaaatattacattcTTTTTTGGActtactaaaaagaaaaataggtcATATAAATTGGAATACAAGGAGTAATTAATAGTTCAACAAATAGTCAGattgattatatattttgaaattaatgaATAAAGAAATAGAAATTGTATTAGATATCATGTACGAGCCCATTTGgtttggcttataagttacttattagctgtatttaaattttttgagtatttggttgaccaacttaaagtcattttgtgcttaaaataagcctcaatacataattgagtttgtttgaatagacttattttaagcagcttataagttgaaaacagatcataagtcaaaaaaataagttgggtcacacctacttatttttttaaacgtATAAAcagtttttaacttataaattacttaaaataGCTCTACGTGTTCTTGGTTCATTCatgatgtcatcaataaagCACGAGTCATTATAGAGCGTCGTTTGCAGATAGTTTTAACCCAAAACGCGGATCCAAAAGAGTTAACTTAGACAAATGCTACTACAAATTTCATTTATATATTCATGAATGAAATATCCTTTAAGCACGTGGGAGGAAGGATCAATTATATAATCTAATTACACAATTTGACTAAAGCAAAGTGACAAGCTTGATATGGGGTAGTGTATTTTCTATTATTCAttcaaaatacaaaattaaaagCTCTAAAATGTCATTCAACTATGTATAGTTTATGCGTTGTAGTGTAAATTTTCAAGATCCTTCCCCAGCTAATTAGAGTCTTGAGTCAGATTTTTTGAGAATGGAGAAAATTTTATTGGGATACAAATTCCATTAGAGATAGCAGACATTGGATGgcaaaaataaatagatatattCTCGTcgtttatcaaaaaaattgtaGAGTACGAATTAAAAACTTGTTGAAGgtattaaaagaaatattttgtcCAGAACTTATCGAAGGGTTGGTCAAAGGTTTCACTCTGAAAATTGTCGATAGTATTTGTTGAAAGAGTCAAATTCATGTGATATCTTTTGAATTTTATGTGACTCATTTCGAATTTTGAGAGTTTAAAGGAAACATTACTTAACTATATACctctttttattatattttcttattttttctatcgtttcaaaaaaatttaaaaatatattttttcgtTCCCATCATTTCCTTTTTCGGATACATCAATTCAAAATACCACACCCATGGTTTCCTTCCTTTTTTCACTCCACAAATCTCTCCGCAGTTACATCTATTAAtctatttttgaatttcaaatattttctctttcaatttaatgatttcaagttattcaAGAGGTAGATTTCTTTCTATCACttcagttttttatttttttaaaaaagttttttcattttaaaaaattgttgatGCATATGGATGAATGTCGATTTTTGTTGTTTATCTTTTTGTAATACATATAAGTTcatatttttaatgtatctaattatttttacttcttaaattaatgtataatgcttcgtttcaatattatgatacattacaattgaattgtatttttgagattgatagatttatcatgatacattactatttat
Protein-coding sequences here:
- the LOC129892396 gene encoding transcription factor MYB63-like gives rise to the protein MGRTPFIDKNGIKRGAWSEDEDNKLRAYVERFGHPNWRQLPKYAGLMRCGKSCRLRWLNYLRPGLKKGNYSHEEERLIIKLHNELGIRWSAIATKLPGRSDNDVKNHWHAHLKKRVTMDQQLTDQSSESIGQSQTSYKVSEQDPVIREVSDHHAHETSRHLEVSSRDHDDLCSDSSSQLNGLDWIEEDNNYMRSMEQFPSINSLEPLPDSSFTWTINPIDTFQNEPFDHIWTQPFDNFWTQPFF